Proteins encoded by one window of Lactobacillus paragasseri:
- a CDS encoding cell division protein: MKNSDIKKYKSKVIDYLIPIILSLVIATILIWTILSTRSGLTLDDTAFHFHRFYDTNQQIKNHNFSYFQMNYGMGESGRIVNALYGPFFAYIMGFLLLFCSSWLRFQVVITYLIFLVGGLGVYHLSRKVKMTRTVSSVITALFLTTGYIAYWLRSNAFNSWGAVLIPFVLIQGINLLNNYKKRFSWISLGVVMAIVAQVHLLSTFFSILALIPFFIYGLILSENKRQMWFDVFKAVVLFVVLTANVWGAFLLLYPTNQMASPIDFSPVLTSVNLSLAGTSTMWTSITEVTLLLFIVQIIYVAFNFKSSRINTFVTLEGLVFFYLSSNLFPWQFVKDNFPAVTGYLQFPNRFTVVAYPLLFVGVGLTITELIKKHGKKLGLLASGLAIVIVLFNVRADFNEINNNISYNKGITNSSREMQEKGLEAYINKIDINTPDYLPVQKKIKSADVTGMLMNMAPQRKNFSKKVLSGGRLEIKWNGKTAKSTTLPVFIYHQSELTVNGKKVNPKLNKIGMPIVKSKQGQNTAILSFKTPTWFTILLYISILGWVVMLIYGVFRLVKIVKK; this comes from the coding sequence ATGAAAAATAGTGATATAAAAAAATATAAGAGTAAAGTAATAGATTATCTTATCCCGATAATTTTAAGTTTAGTAATTGCAACTATCTTGATTTGGACGATATTGAGCACTCGATCAGGTCTTACTTTAGATGATACTGCTTTTCATTTTCATCGTTTTTATGATACAAATCAGCAAATTAAAAACCATAATTTTTCTTATTTTCAGATGAACTATGGAATGGGTGAAAGTGGTCGAATAGTTAATGCACTTTATGGTCCATTTTTTGCCTACATAATGGGATTTTTATTGCTATTTTGTAGTTCTTGGCTTCGCTTTCAAGTTGTAATAACTTATCTGATTTTTCTAGTTGGTGGTTTAGGAGTATATCATTTAAGTCGAAAGGTAAAGATGACAAGGACTGTTTCCTCAGTAATTACTGCTTTATTTTTGACAACAGGTTATATTGCTTACTGGTTACGGTCCAACGCTTTTAATTCTTGGGGTGCAGTTTTAATACCCTTTGTTTTAATTCAAGGAATTAATCTTTTAAATAATTATAAGAAGAGATTTAGCTGGATCAGTTTAGGCGTCGTGATGGCAATCGTGGCACAGGTTCACTTATTGAGCACATTCTTTTCTATCTTAGCCTTAATTCCTTTCTTTATTTATGGGTTAATTCTAAGTGAAAATAAACGTCAAATGTGGTTTGATGTCTTTAAGGCTGTGGTGTTATTTGTTGTTTTAACAGCAAATGTGTGGGGAGCATTTTTGCTTCTTTATCCGACAAACCAAATGGCATCTCCAATTGATTTTTCACCCGTTCTTACTTCTGTCAATCTTTCACTTGCTGGTACAAGTACTATGTGGACGTCGATTACAGAAGTCACATTATTGCTATTTATTGTACAAATAATTTATGTAGCATTTAACTTTAAGTCTTCAAGAATCAATACTTTTGTTACTCTCGAAGGATTAGTATTCTTTTATTTAAGTTCTAATTTATTCCCGTGGCAGTTTGTTAAAGACAATTTTCCAGCTGTAACTGGATATTTACAATTTCCAAATCGATTTACTGTTGTAGCTTATCCTTTATTGTTTGTTGGGGTAGGTTTAACAATTACAGAACTAATTAAAAAACACGGCAAAAAGCTTGGCTTGCTAGCTAGTGGTTTGGCTATAGTAATAGTTCTATTTAATGTCAGAGCTGATTTTAATGAAATTAATAATAATATTTCTTATAATAAGGGAATCACTAATAGTTCAAGAGAGATGCAAGAGAAGGGGCTAGAAGCATATATTAATAAAATTGATATTAATACTCCTGATTATCTTCCCGTCCAGAAAAAAATTAAATCTGCTGATGTTACAGGAATGCTAATGAACATGGCACCACAAAGAAAAAACTTTAGTAAAAAAGTTTTATCAGGGGGACGACTTGAAATTAAGTGGAATGGAAAAACCGCTAAGTCAACTACGCTTCCAGTTTTTATTTACCATCAGTCTGAACTAACAGTAAATGGCAAAAAGGTAAATCCAAAACTCAATAAGATCGGAATGCCAATTGTTAAATCAAAACAGGGTCAAAATACTGCAATTCTTTCATTTAAGACACCAACATGGTTTACAATTCTGCTTTACATTTCAATTCTTGGTTGGGTAGTAATGTTGATTTATGGCGTGTTTAGATTAGTTAAAATAGTTAAAAAATAA
- the hisS gene encoding histidine--tRNA ligase, with product MKVQRPKGTVDILPADSGSWEKVETIARNFFKRANYREIRTPSFENYEVFSRSSGESSDVVEKEMYDFNDKGGRHIALRPEGTAGVVRAYVENKLYGPDVVKPFNVYYIDNTFRYERPQAGRQREFHQIGVESFGSNSPLADVETIMMGHDLLAELGVKNYELHINTLGNAQVRKDYHDALVNYFTPLKDQLSEDSQRRLSMNPLRILDSKADEDKQFLPDAPRIVDYLDEDSKKNFETITDMLEQLGINYVLDDDLVRGLDYYTGVIFEFMVEDKNLWESATTILGGGRYNHLVEEFDGPETPAVGFGIGEERLMLVLKEQNPALFEDEGIDFFITNIGEGTEMKAVEIARSLRKQGFKAQYDVDQKKLKQQFRKADRVHAKFVITLGAKELENGVLNIKRLADGKTLDLSLEDLNDMKSVMEKIED from the coding sequence ATGAAAGTTCAAAGACCAAAAGGTACAGTCGATATTTTGCCAGCAGATTCTGGTTCATGGGAAAAAGTTGAAACAATTGCAAGAAATTTCTTCAAACGTGCAAATTATCGTGAAATTCGGACACCAAGTTTTGAAAATTATGAAGTCTTTTCTCGTTCATCTGGTGAAAGTTCAGATGTTGTAGAAAAGGAAATGTATGACTTTAACGATAAAGGTGGTCGTCATATTGCACTTCGTCCTGAAGGAACAGCTGGTGTGGTTAGGGCATATGTTGAAAATAAATTATATGGTCCTGATGTAGTAAAGCCATTTAATGTTTACTATATTGACAATACTTTTAGATATGAAAGACCTCAAGCAGGTCGTCAACGTGAATTTCACCAAATTGGTGTTGAAAGCTTTGGCTCAAATAGTCCTCTAGCTGATGTTGAAACTATCATGATGGGGCACGATTTATTAGCTGAGTTAGGCGTTAAGAATTATGAATTGCACATTAATACTTTAGGTAATGCACAAGTACGTAAAGATTATCATGATGCTTTAGTAAATTACTTCACGCCTCTTAAAGATCAACTTTCAGAGGATTCACAAAGACGTTTGTCTATGAACCCACTTCGTATTCTTGATTCAAAGGCTGATGAAGATAAGCAGTTTTTACCTGACGCTCCAAGAATCGTTGATTACTTAGATGAAGACTCTAAGAAGAATTTTGAAACTATTACTGATATGCTTGAACAATTAGGCATTAATTATGTATTAGATGACGATTTAGTACGTGGACTTGACTACTATACTGGTGTAATCTTTGAATTTATGGTTGAAGATAAGAACTTATGGGAATCAGCAACCACAATTTTGGGTGGTGGACGCTACAACCACTTGGTAGAAGAATTTGACGGTCCAGAAACTCCAGCCGTTGGTTTTGGTATTGGCGAAGAGAGATTAATGCTTGTTCTTAAGGAACAAAATCCAGCTTTATTTGAAGATGAAGGTATTGATTTCTTCATCACTAATATTGGCGAAGGAACAGAAATGAAGGCTGTTGAAATTGCGCGTTCTCTTCGTAAGCAAGGCTTTAAAGCTCAATATGATGTTGATCAAAAGAAATTAAAACAACAATTTAGAAAAGCAGATCGTGTGCATGCCAAATTTGTAATTACCTTGGGTGCTAAAGAGCTTGAAAATGGCGTACTTAACATTAAACGTTTAGCTGATGGTAAGACTTTAGACTTAAGCTTAGAAGATCTAAATGATATGAAATCTGTAATGGAAAAGATAGAGGATTAA
- the prmA gene encoding 50S ribosomal protein L11 methyltransferase, producing MKLLAVKVECSHELEDGLSFFMQDELDAQGIESRKRSDFVAEGQKHDSSLVELDDIENLPKDLELTAYFDYESADKKDLIKKIMDKIAEMKSYGLDTGEVSISTKEVADEDWNTAWQKYYHVIDFSRHLAIVPEWEDYQPAFSDQKLIRLDPGLAFGTGGHTTTQLVLLAMERALVKPMSVLDVGTGSGILAIAASKLGASQVLGTDISDEAVTAAKENIALNNIDSIDVRKANLLKDIDEKYDLIVANILADILLELIPDLDSHLNENGKVIFSGIDYLQLPKIEKALAENNFEIKMKMQEGRWIGLLIARKPD from the coding sequence GTGAAATTATTAGCAGTAAAAGTTGAATGTAGTCATGAGCTGGAAGATGGATTAAGCTTTTTCATGCAAGATGAACTAGATGCACAAGGAATAGAAAGTCGTAAGCGAAGCGATTTTGTTGCTGAAGGTCAAAAACATGATAGTAGCTTGGTTGAACTTGATGATATTGAAAATTTACCCAAGGATTTAGAGTTAACAGCATATTTTGATTATGAAAGTGCTGATAAAAAAGATCTAATTAAAAAGATTATGGATAAAATTGCGGAGATGAAGAGCTATGGCTTAGATACTGGCGAAGTTTCAATTAGCACTAAAGAAGTGGCAGATGAAGATTGGAATACAGCTTGGCAGAAATATTATCACGTAATTGATTTTTCTCGTCATCTGGCTATTGTTCCTGAATGGGAAGATTATCAACCAGCCTTTTCAGATCAAAAATTGATTCGTCTAGATCCAGGTCTAGCTTTTGGAACGGGTGGTCATACTACAACTCAACTTGTTTTGCTTGCAATGGAGCGAGCACTAGTCAAACCAATGTCGGTTTTGGATGTTGGAACTGGTTCAGGCATTTTAGCCATTGCAGCTAGTAAATTAGGGGCAAGTCAGGTTTTAGGAACAGATATTTCAGATGAAGCAGTTACTGCTGCTAAAGAGAATATTGCGTTAAATAATATAGACAGTATCGATGTACGAAAAGCTAATTTGTTAAAAGATATCGATGAAAAATATGATTTAATTGTAGCAAATATTTTAGCCGACATTTTACTAGAATTAATTCCAGATTTGGATAGTCATTTAAATGAAAATGGCAAAGTGATTTTTTCAGGAATTGATTATTTACAACTTCCTAAAATTGAAAAAGCTCTTGCAGAAAATAACTTTGAGATTAAAATGAAAATGCAAGAAGGACGCTGGATTGGTCTATTAATCGCTAGAAAACCAGACTAA
- a CDS encoding cation-translocating P-type ATPase, with amino-acid sequence MKDNFKQPIGLTSAEVDQRTKEGKVNRAVNDQAKTAWQIIKENTFTYFNLIFLVLSILLVIVGEYKDLTFLPVIIANMIIGIVQELRAKRVLDKLNVMNTTKIAVIRDGKEEVIPIEHLVLGDVIVLQTGDQIPADGQVISGTLRVNEALLTGEADEIEKDVGTELMSGSFVVSGKAYARLEKVGKNSYVSKLTLEAKAMNSKEGSEMVRSINRLIKWVGIIIIPCGIALFIVARYVNHLNLADSVVSMEAAVIGMIPEGLYLLTTIALALAAMRLARSQVMLHDMKSVETLARVNVLCVDKTGTITEPKMEVEKIIPVNTNKDDLAKNISVFAQNMPHDNATIKAVANAFNQKANIQVKKIIPFTSVNKYSGAVVGESTLLMGAPEFVLRGQFKDYEKEINKYTSQGYRVLAFAKYPEALEDEKQKLSKEVDLLGYILISNPIRKEARNTFKYFERQGVNVKVISGDNPLTVARVAKQAGIKDADKLIDATEIGEGDYEEVVRKYNVFGRVKPDQKKKLIKALQKNGNTVAMTGDGVNDILAMKSADCSIAMASGNSAAVQASQVVLLDSDFARMPKVVDEGRKVVNNIERSASLFLVKNIFSFLMAIFSLVFAMSYPLRPAQIALISAFTIGLPSFLLALENNYSRIRGKFIPNVLSRAIPGGITDMLAVSILVVADMVLALGRQEVATTATMLLVAVGMMVLYHISRPLNKFRWTVLGGSFLALVLAVIFFHNLFALSRISATAVFLLLVLFFAEITIFRFLSKFADGVREVLVVYDQKGKDLTLNDIKQAYRKGRNLVNMPIRK; translated from the coding sequence ATGAAAGATAATTTTAAGCAGCCAATTGGGTTAACGAGTGCAGAGGTTGACCAAAGAACTAAAGAAGGTAAAGTAAACCGTGCTGTTAATGATCAAGCTAAAACAGCATGGCAAATTATTAAAGAAAACACTTTTACGTATTTCAACTTAATTTTTCTAGTGTTGTCTATCTTACTAGTAATTGTTGGTGAATATAAAGACTTAACTTTTTTACCAGTAATTATTGCGAATATGATTATTGGAATTGTTCAAGAATTACGGGCAAAAAGAGTTTTAGATAAGTTGAACGTAATGAATACAACAAAGATTGCCGTAATTCGCGATGGAAAAGAAGAAGTTATTCCTATTGAACATTTAGTTTTAGGAGATGTAATTGTTCTTCAGACTGGTGATCAAATCCCGGCTGATGGTCAGGTGATTTCTGGAACATTACGTGTAAATGAAGCCTTGTTAACTGGTGAAGCAGATGAAATAGAAAAAGACGTTGGCACAGAATTAATGTCTGGAAGTTTCGTAGTATCTGGAAAAGCATACGCGCGCCTGGAAAAAGTTGGGAAGAATTCTTATGTTTCTAAGTTAACTTTAGAAGCTAAGGCAATGAATTCCAAAGAAGGATCAGAAATGGTCCGTTCGATTAATCGATTAATTAAATGGGTTGGGATCATTATTATTCCATGTGGAATTGCGCTGTTTATTGTAGCTAGATATGTAAACCACTTGAATTTAGCTGATAGCGTAGTATCGATGGAAGCAGCAGTAATTGGGATGATTCCAGAAGGATTATATCTATTAACAACGATTGCATTAGCTTTAGCTGCTATGCGTTTGGCTCGTTCGCAAGTAATGCTTCATGATATGAAAAGTGTAGAAACTTTAGCCAGAGTTAATGTTTTATGCGTTGATAAAACTGGGACAATTACTGAACCAAAAATGGAAGTTGAAAAAATTATCCCGGTTAATACAAATAAAGATGATTTAGCAAAAAATATTTCTGTTTTTGCTCAAAATATGCCACATGATAATGCCACGATTAAGGCAGTAGCAAACGCTTTTAACCAAAAGGCTAATATTCAAGTAAAAAAAATCATTCCCTTCACATCAGTAAATAAGTATAGTGGAGCCGTTGTTGGTGAAAGCACGTTACTTATGGGTGCACCGGAGTTTGTATTACGTGGTCAATTTAAAGATTATGAAAAAGAAATCAATAAGTATACTAGTCAAGGCTATCGTGTTTTAGCTTTTGCAAAATATCCGGAAGCTTTAGAAGATGAAAAGCAGAAACTCTCTAAAGAAGTTGATTTACTCGGTTATATTTTGATTTCTAATCCCATTCGAAAAGAAGCTAGAAATACCTTTAAGTACTTTGAACGTCAAGGAGTAAATGTCAAGGTTATTTCTGGAGATAATCCGTTAACAGTAGCTAGAGTTGCTAAGCAGGCTGGAATTAAAGATGCTGATAAACTAATTGATGCTACTGAAATTGGTGAAGGTGACTACGAAGAAGTTGTCAGAAAATACAATGTTTTTGGTCGGGTAAAACCAGATCAAAAGAAGAAGTTGATCAAAGCACTTCAAAAAAATGGTAATACAGTTGCTATGACAGGTGACGGTGTTAACGATATTTTGGCGATGAAGAGTGCAGATTGCTCAATTGCGATGGCATCAGGAAATAGTGCCGCTGTGCAAGCATCTCAAGTAGTATTACTTGATTCTGACTTTGCTAGAATGCCTAAGGTTGTCGATGAAGGTAGAAAAGTCGTTAACAATATTGAAAGATCAGCTAGTTTATTCTTGGTTAAAAATATTTTCTCATTCCTGATGGCTATTTTTTCTCTCGTTTTTGCAATGTCGTATCCATTAAGACCAGCACAGATTGCCTTAATCTCGGCGTTTACGATTGGGCTTCCTTCATTTTTACTTGCTCTTGAAAACAACTACAGCCGTATTCGCGGGAAATTTATCCCGAATGTTTTATCCCGTGCAATTCCAGGTGGAATTACGGATATGCTCGCTGTGTCGATCTTGGTAGTTGCTGATATGGTTTTAGCTTTAGGACGCCAAGAAGTGGCAACAACTGCTACGATGCTTTTAGTGGCTGTGGGGATGATGGTTCTGTACCATATTTCAAGACCTTTGAATAAATTTAGATGGACTGTGTTAGGTGGTTCCTTTTTAGCTTTAGTCTTGGCAGTTATTTTCTTCCATAATTTGTTTGCTCTTTCTCGTATTTCAGCAACAGCGGTATTCTTACTGCTAGTGTTGTTCTTCGCAGAAATTACAATTTTCAGATTCTTAAGTAAATTTGCGGACGGAGTAAGGGAAGTCTTAGTTGTTTATGACCAAAAAGGAAAAGATTTAACTTTAAATGACATCAAGCAGGCATATCGTAAGGGAAGAAACTTGGTAAATATGCCGATAAGAAAATGA
- a CDS encoding RelA/SpoT family protein: MSKYREMTHEEVLAECKKYMNDEHLAFVESAYKFAKNAHEGQFRVSGQPYIIHPTQVAGTLATLRLDPDTVAAGYLHDTVEDTPVTNDDIKEKFGKDVAFIVDGVTKLSKIQYKSKSHEEYLADNHRKMLIAMAKDLRVIMVKLADRLHNMHTLDHLRPDKQRRIADETLDIYAPLADRLGIGTIKWELEDMSLHYLNPQQYYRIVNLMQSKRSEREGYIADAIKTLKQTLDSLEIEYEIYGRPKHIYSIYKKMVNKHKDFSEIYDLLAVRVIVKSVRDCYAVLGAVHTKWKPMPGRFKDYIAVPKVNGYQSLHTTIIGPGGKPLEIQIRTEAMHQVAEYGVAAHWAYKEGVKGEVEQTDANKKLNMFQEILELQNETKDSHEFMKSVKTDIFSDRVYVFTPKGDVYELPKGSVPLDFAYMVHSEVGAHSVGARINGKIVPLDYKLKNGDVVEMLTQTSARPSRDWVNLVKTSRARNKIKRFFKAEDREENIEKGQNFIEQELLNRDLAPKEFMDKEHIQKVINHFNYHNEEEMFAAVGYGEISAATVANRLTEDLRKKAEDEKQRQLEEKIMNAGQQSSTEEDDSSDAPADIMRVKHNNGVMVQGVSDLMLHLAKCCNPVPGDPIIGYVTKGRGVTIHRADCPNITEEAKKQGRLIDVAWENIAKDKDKENYNADIEIYGFNRSRLLSDVINALNSKTKNIVNISGKVDSNNMAHIYATVSVRDAAHLEDILSRMRDVPNVYEAKRSIN, translated from the coding sequence ATGTCAAAATATCGTGAGATGACTCATGAAGAAGTTCTTGCAGAATGCAAGAAATATATGAATGATGAACACTTAGCTTTTGTTGAATCGGCATATAAATTTGCTAAGAATGCTCATGAAGGTCAGTTTCGAGTTTCTGGACAACCCTATATAATTCACCCAACTCAAGTTGCGGGAACTTTAGCTACTTTACGTTTAGATCCCGATACGGTAGCAGCTGGTTATCTTCATGATACTGTAGAGGATACGCCGGTAACTAATGATGATATTAAGGAAAAGTTTGGAAAAGATGTCGCTTTTATTGTTGACGGTGTAACAAAGTTAAGCAAGATTCAATATAAGTCGAAGAGTCACGAAGAATATCTAGCAGATAATCACCGTAAAATGCTAATCGCAATGGCTAAAGATTTACGAGTAATTATGGTTAAGCTTGCTGACCGCTTGCACAATATGCACACTTTAGACCATTTACGTCCTGACAAGCAGAGAAGAATTGCTGATGAAACGCTAGACATTTATGCACCACTTGCAGACCGGTTAGGTATCGGAACTATTAAGTGGGAACTCGAAGACATGAGTTTGCACTATTTGAATCCTCAGCAATACTACCGAATTGTTAACTTGATGCAGTCTAAGCGAAGTGAGCGGGAAGGATATATTGCTGATGCAATTAAAACTTTAAAGCAAACGCTTGATAGCTTAGAAATTGAGTATGAGATTTATGGACGCCCTAAGCATATTTATTCTATCTACAAGAAGATGGTTAATAAGCACAAAGACTTTAGCGAAATCTATGATTTACTAGCAGTTCGTGTAATTGTGAAGTCTGTTCGTGATTGTTACGCCGTTTTAGGTGCTGTTCATACTAAATGGAAGCCAATGCCTGGCCGCTTTAAAGACTATATTGCTGTTCCAAAAGTTAACGGATACCAATCGTTACATACAACAATTATTGGACCTGGCGGCAAGCCACTTGAAATTCAGATTAGAACTGAAGCGATGCACCAGGTTGCTGAATACGGTGTTGCTGCACACTGGGCATATAAAGAAGGCGTTAAGGGCGAAGTTGAGCAAACTGACGCAAATAAGAAGCTTAACATGTTCCAAGAAATTCTTGAACTTCAAAATGAAACAAAAGACTCGCATGAATTTATGAAGAGTGTTAAGACTGATATCTTTTCAGATCGTGTTTATGTCTTTACTCCTAAAGGTGACGTTTATGAACTTCCAAAAGGCTCAGTACCATTAGATTTTGCATATATGGTTCACTCAGAAGTTGGTGCTCATTCAGTTGGTGCTAGAATTAATGGCAAGATTGTTCCATTGGACTATAAACTTAAAAATGGTGACGTAGTTGAAATGCTCACTCAGACTTCAGCTCGTCCATCCCGTGATTGGGTTAACTTAGTCAAGACTTCAAGAGCAAGAAATAAGATTAAGCGTTTCTTCAAGGCTGAAGATCGCGAGGAAAATATTGAAAAAGGTCAAAACTTTATTGAACAGGAACTTCTTAATCGTGATTTAGCTCCAAAAGAATTTATGGACAAAGAACATATTCAAAAGGTAATTAATCATTTTAATTATCATAATGAAGAAGAAATGTTTGCAGCCGTTGGGTATGGAGAAATTTCTGCAGCTACTGTTGCTAATCGATTAACTGAAGACCTACGTAAGAAGGCTGAAGATGAAAAGCAGCGGCAACTTGAAGAAAAGATTATGAATGCTGGCCAGCAAAGTTCAACTGAAGAAGATGATAGTTCTGATGCACCAGCTGATATTATGCGTGTTAAGCATAATAATGGCGTAATGGTCCAAGGTGTTTCTGACTTAATGCTTCACTTAGCTAAATGCTGTAATCCAGTTCCAGGAGATCCGATTATTGGCTACGTAACTAAGGGACGCGGGGTAACAATTCACCGTGCTGATTGTCCTAATATTACTGAAGAAGCTAAGAAACAAGGTCGATTAATCGATGTAGCTTGGGAAAACATTGCTAAAGATAAAGATAAAGAAAACTATAATGCAGATATTGAGATTTATGGTTTCAATCGTTCCCGTCTTTTAAGTGATGTAATCAATGCTTTAAATTCAAAGACCAAGAATATTGTTAATATTTCTGGAAAAGTAGATAGTAATAACATGGCACATATTTATGCTACTGTGTCAGTTAGAGATGCAGCACACCTAGAAGATATCCTGAGCCGGATGCGTGATGTGCCAAATGTTTATGAAGCAAAGAGGTCAATTAATTAA
- the dtd gene encoding D-aminoacyl-tRNA deacylase, translated as MRVVVQRVNKAQVTIDNEVVGKIKRGFLLLVGLREGDELDQVKKAADKIAKMRIFEDEDGKTNLSLKDVNGEILSVSQFTLLANTKKGNRPSFVEAMRPPKSKDLWENFNKELENRGFHVETGEFGADMQVSLENDGPFTIVLDI; from the coding sequence ATGCGTGTTGTTGTTCAAAGAGTGAATAAAGCCCAAGTTACCATTGATAATGAAGTTGTGGGTAAAATTAAACGTGGCTTTCTTCTGTTAGTTGGGTTACGTGAAGGCGATGAGCTAGATCAGGTAAAAAAGGCTGCTGATAAAATTGCTAAAATGCGTATTTTTGAAGATGAAGATGGAAAAACTAACTTGTCTTTAAAAGATGTTAATGGAGAAATTTTAAGCGTTAGTCAATTCACCCTGCTAGCTAATACTAAAAAAGGTAATCGTCCAAGTTTTGTAGAGGCAATGCGACCTCCTAAGTCAAAGGATCTTTGGGAAAATTTTAATAAAGAATTAGAAAATAGAGGCTTTCATGTTGAAACCGGCGAATTTGGAGCTGATATGCAGGTTAGTCTTGAGAATGATGGCCCATTTACAATTGTGCTAGATATTTAA
- the ybaK gene encoding Cys-tRNA(Pro) deacylase, whose protein sequence is MSKKNKKKKLNKTLVEKMLDQQKIPYKQLSFNTIQKGDVKQMDTSILDDEEALVYKTLVCKGNKNSPVVGVVPVTEHLSMKKLAKASDNKKCELLPLKKLVATTGYVHGANTPIGIYQKHHFPIYLDSSMKEHDQIAVSSGEVGRSIMINPDDLQKITEATFVDLLE, encoded by the coding sequence ATGTCGAAAAAAAATAAAAAGAAAAAACTTAATAAGACGTTAGTCGAAAAAATGCTCGACCAACAAAAAATTCCATATAAACAACTATCATTTAACACCATACAAAAGGGTGATGTTAAACAAATGGATACTTCCATTTTAGACGATGAAGAGGCTTTGGTCTACAAAACCTTAGTATGCAAAGGAAATAAAAATAGCCCAGTAGTTGGCGTAGTACCAGTTACTGAGCATTTGAGTATGAAAAAACTCGCTAAAGCTTCTGACAATAAAAAGTGCGAATTGCTTCCTCTTAAGAAGCTAGTTGCAACAACTGGTTATGTTCACGGTGCAAATACACCAATTGGAATTTATCAAAAACATCATTTTCCAATTTATCTCGACAGCAGTATGAAAGAACATGATCAAATTGCTGTTTCAAGCGGTGAAGTTGGACGCAGTATTATGATTAATCCAGATGATTTACAAAAAATCACCGAAGCCACTTTTGTTGATTTATTAGAGTAA